The genomic segment TTGGTCGACCAAAGTATTCGTGACGCCCAGCCGAAATTGATCGAATCCGCTCAAACGACGCTCGAGGTCTTACACCAGGAACACATCAACTATTTAGAAGACATGATTGAAGAAGCATCTGACGCCATGCGGCATATGGTCTCGGCGACCGAACGCGCAGAAGCGGAGCGTTTGTTTGACCGGCATGCACAAGTCAAACATCAATTGACCCTATTTGCCCCGGAACAATGGAGCAGTCGTTTTTCGGCACACCGGGAAAGTTTACTTCGCAATGCGACGTTGATGCCGTTTGAATTGCGCGAAAAGATGAAAACGTTCCTCGAATCCCGGCAACCTGCATTCAAGGTCGGATTGTTCCGGAGCGCTAAAAAAACACAGGCGGCGCAACAAGTCATCGCTGACGATGTCCTGCGCGCACTCCAGTCTGTCACTGCTTCTGAAATTGCGCTTCATCTTCGAAAACTTATGAAACAATCGCTAGCGGAAATTGATTTGCTGTCTGACCAGCACTCGTTACGAATCGATCAACTCCCACTTGATCCACCGTTAGCCGTCATCGAGGAAGCACTTCAAGACGGCATCACAATTACCGGGGAATCGGTCTTGCAGTTCACGAATCGGGTCGTTGCATCGGTCAGTGCTTGGTACGTCAAGGAAACGAACCATTGGCGAGAAGCGGTCCGCCAGGAGTTGACGCATGAAAACATCCCTGCGAAAGCGACGCTTCAAGCTGAATTTGAGACGCTCGAACAAAAATGTGACGTGATGACAACGTTCAAGAATGCGGAACAGGTGTTAATAAGCTACCTCGAACGGGCGAACGAACCGACCACTGACGATATGACAGCAGCACGTGAGCAACTAGAACAGTGGCATACGCAGCTTACGCAGGCGACGCTCGACATCGAGACGTTTACAGGAATCAATCCAGTCGTGACACAAGAGATAGAAACTACGCATGAAGAAACGCTTCAAGCTGTCCCATCCCGTTATACATTAGAAGAGATGCAGCAAATCCAGACCATCCTCTCCGGTGTCCGCGGGTTCGAGGACGCTACGAAGTATTTGCAACAAAAGCTTGCGCGCGTGACGACAAGCGACTTTACGATTGCCTTATTCGGTGCTTTCAGCGCCGGCAAATCTTCGTTTTGTAATGCTTTGCTCGGTCAGCGTGTCCTACCGGTCTCACCGAACCCGACGACGGCATCGATCAATCGGATTAAACCGGTCACGGCGACGCATGTCCACGGGACCGCAACGATCCGGTTTAAATCGGAGACTGACCTTCTCAACGACTTGAACGAAGCCCTGCAAACGTTTGACGCAACGATGCCGTCAGTCACTGCCGTCGTCACATGGTTGCGCGAACGGACGACAAGCGACTTGAAAGATGCCTCTTTCTTACGCGCGTTCCTAAAAGGATATCCGACGGTCGAACCTTTCATCGGTACAGAACAGACAGTCGATCAATCGGCATTCGAGGAGTATGTCGCGCAGGAACACCTCAGTTGTTTCGTCGATGTAATCGACCTGTATTTCGACAGCCCGTTGACACGTCTCGGCATCACGCTCGTCGATACACCGGGTGCCGATTCCATCAATGCCCGGCATACGGACGTCGCATTTGAATACATTAAAAATGCGGATGCAATCCTGTTCGTCACCTACTACAATCACGCTTTCGCCCGAGCCGATCGTGAATTTTTGATTCAACTCGGCCGGGTTAAGGATGCATTCGAGCTCGATAAAATGTTCTTCGTCGTCAATGCGATTGATCTCGCAACTTCGACAGCGGAACAGCAAGATGTCCTACAATACGTCGGCACGGAACTAAAACGATTCGGCATCCGTGCACCACGTCTGTTCGGCGTCTCGAGCCTCAATGCCCTTGCCGAGAAACAACAAGGGATTGATGAACAATCCGGCATCGATTCGTTCGAACAAGCCTTCCATCACTTCTTGAACCATGATTTGAAGGGGCTCGCGCTTCAATCCTTGACGGAAGAGACGGACAAGACGATCCACCGCCTCAATCAATTGATTGATCAGACAGAACGGAACATCGCCAGAAAAGATGCCCGATTGACGGAACTCGATGCGCTCGAACATGAGATCACGGCACACTTCTCGAACGGTCGGGTCGAACTCGTTCACCATGAGCTATTTGCTGAGATTCATGAATTGTTACATCACGTCAATCAACGAATCTATTATCGTTTCCCAGACTTTTTCAAGGAAGCCTATCATCCGGTCCGGTTTGCGAACGAAACGAAAGCAGTCGCTTTGCAACAAGCACTCGTCGAGTTACTCGGATTTTTACGCTACGATTTCGAACAAGAATTACGTGTCACCCATTTCCGAATCGATAGCTGGATCCAACGTGCCATCGCAAAGCGCTTTGACGAAGAGGCGATGTATGCTACGAAACTGAACCCGTCGTTCCAACTATCACCGCTCGATCCGCCAACGCTACCTCCGATGACGTTCAGCGGTCCGTTCCAAGATGACACGAAATACCGTTCCGTCAAAAGCTACTTCCGGAACGCAAAGGCTTTCTTCGAACGGAACGAGAAGGAGCACTTAAAAGACGCGCTGGTCGCGTTGACGAAACCAGATGCCGTCAGTTATCTCGAAGGCGAAGAGTCACGCCTTCGTCATCTAACGGAGCAACATCTCGACGACGTCTTCGCGACACTCTATGCCGAGTGGACAGAGACATTATTGAGGCAAATCGAAACGGAACGTTCGACTTTGACGGATGCGCATCCACTGGACTCATTCAAGACCGCACAAACGAAGCTCTCTCACCTACTCGAACAATCTGTTCGCTAACGCTGGTAGACAAAGTCGTATGGGATGATAACAGCGAAGCTGATACGTGTTAAAGCAGCGTTCTGTCTTGAATCGTTTCCAACACGAAAATCATTCCGACAGCATACCCGTGTAGAATTTCCACTACTCATGAGGGGTTGTCTACAACCTGAAATCAACTAGTATATAACTAGCTGATTAAAAAAAGAGGAATTGCCATCATCGTAGATGCGCAGTTCCTCTTTTTTTACTTCATAAATTTTACGATAGTCCAAGATATCTGTCTTTACGAAATACCAGGGGTCAAGTCGAATGTCCAATCGTGGCCACCGTCTATTCGTCAAACCAGTGGTTACGGATAAAGTAGAACGTCATGCCGATCGCGACAAGTGCCATCGCTCCGAGCGTCATAAAATAACCATAGCGGACCGTCAGCTCGGGCATATATTGAAAGTTCATCCCGTAGATGCCGGCGATGAACGTCAACGGCATGAATATCGTCGTAAAGATCGTCAACGTCTTCATGATGTTGTTCATGCGGTAAGAGTTTAAAGAAATGAAGTTTTCCCGGAATTCTGACGTCATCGCCCGATTGTACTCAATCATGTCGTTGAGTTTCAGCAAATGGTCGTAGATGTCACGGAAAAATGCCTGTTTGTTCGGATGAATTGCCAGTCTCTTCGATTCAATGACCCGGTACAACAAATCCCGCATCGGTAAGACCGTCCGTGCTAACTCAAGCAAATCCGAACGAATGTCGAAGATGTCTTCCATGACTTTTTTATCATTACCTTCCTTTTCGTATCGGCTTTCGAGTGAAAAAATCCGGTCTTCCAAATTGTGCACGATCGGGAAATACCCGTCGACGATCTTGTCCATGATTTTATGGACGACTTCGACCGTCAAGTGCTCCTCTTGTCCTTCAATACTTTCAAAGGCACGAAAAACGAAATCGACTTCCGGTGATGCTTGTTCATGATAAGAAACCACATAATGTTCACTTGCGAACAGATTGATTTCCTTTCCTTTTAACGAGGGTTCTTCAACCGCATGCAATACAAAAAAACTGTACCCGTCATAATATTCGAGTTTCGGTCGTTGCAAATATTGAAAACAATCTTCAATCGCGAGCGGATGAAACGTAAACGAGGAGACGAGTAACTGTTTCTCCTGTTCTGTCGGTTGGTCGAAATCAACGAAATACCACTTAATGTCCGACCGCGTTAAGCGATCAAGATTCGTATCGACGAAAACATGATTGTCCTGTGTGACAATGAGGGCACGAATCACCAATGAACACCTTCCTTGCTATTTTCTCACTTTAGTATGGCAAAACCGATCTTAAATAGCCATCATCAAAAAAAGGACTTGCGCCAATTAGTAGCACAGTCCTTGATCGTTCACCCGCGTTCAAAATAAAATCCACTCCAGTAGACTTGGCGATATGTGAATTCTTTCCCACTTTTCGTTGTCACGAGCATCTCATCTTCCGAGACGACAGCGATCTTGATCGGCGTTTCACCATGATCCGTCAAGTAATTGAGAATTTCAAGATGGCGGTTCAACCACATACGGCGCCGAAACCAACGAAAACGGCTAAATGCGGCGCTAAAGTGGAGAAGCGACAATAATATGATGATCATTCCGAATGGAAGCGGAATTTGGAAGAGCGCGATGATATAAAGATCGGCGATGATGAGGAAGACAGACAGCCCCATCTCCGTCATCTCCATGAAGGAAGCTTTATACGTCGCGAAATACGTCATGACACGGAATAAGACAATGACGGTCAAGTACGGTACGAAATAAAGTTGGAACACCTTGTCAGAGCCGCTATTCATGAACATCAATAAGGGTAAGAAGAAGAGCAACTTCCAGATCAGGATGGCGGAATAAAACAAAGTGTGATCCGTGTAGCGTTTGCGTAAGATGGTTTGACTAATGTTCATTGCCTTCCCCTCCTTCAAACGTGACTTTGCGCTAAGCCATTGATGTCGGGACATGATGCCTATAAGGGTATCTTTCCTAATCGGACGCTTTTTAACCGTCTATTTACAGTTTTTTTCATCCATATGTAGAGTATACGAAAAATTCAGAATAAAAGATTTACTTTCCCATCATTCCCCATATTTTAATGTACTGATGATATTAAGATTTGTCACCAGCGTACTTTTTCTTTAGACTAGATGAAGAGTCTTAAGAAATGAGTTGAATGAACATGTATACACACATTATCATCGGTGCCGGGATTTTAGGTGCATCGACAGCCTATCACCTATCAAAACAAGGGGCGACCGTGCTTTTGATTGACCGAAAAGAGAGCGGACGCGCAACCGATGCAGCAGCCGGCATCATCTGCCCCTGGATGACACAACGTCGCAATAAAGCCTGGTACCGCTTAGCAAATAATGGCGCTCACTATTACGATACGTTAATCGAAGAGCTGGAAGCGCTTGGCGAAACCGCGACCGGCTACCGAAAAGTGGGCACGATTGCGCTACATGAATCGTCAAAAATCGAGAAGATGAATACGATTGCTGAAAATCGATTTCCGGAAGCCCCAGGCATCGGACGCATCGAACGACTCGACGCTTCTCAGGTCAAATCTCTATTCCCATTGATCGATACGGTCGAAGACGCGTTGTTCGTCTCCGGTGGAGCGCGCGTCGATGGTCGTGCTTTGCGTGGTGCACTCGAGCGTGCGGCAATCCATTACGGGGCGACTGTTATTGATGCGGATGCGGAATTACTCATCGAAACAGGACAAGTGCAAGGTATTTCAATCGATGGACAACCGCATTACGCGAAGCACGTGATTTTGACGGCTGGGGTCTGGATCAATGAATTGTTACGTCCGCTCAAGCTCGAACTCGATATCCGGACGGAAAAAGGACAAATCCTTCATCTTGATTTAGAGGAAACGAAAACGAAACATTGGCCCGTCATCATGGGGCAACGTGGACTCTATCTCGTGTCGACGGAAGATGGTCGTCTTGCTTTAGGATCGACCCATGAAAAACAACTTGATTACAACTTACAACCGACCGTCAAAGGGATGCATGCGCTTTTAACGCGTGCCCTCCCTGTCGCACCACGACTCGAAGAAACGAACATCCATGAAATGCGGGTTGGTCTACGTCCCTACACGAGTAATTCGTTACCGGTCATCGCCTCACTCGATGCTCACCCGAACGTTTTCATCGCGAACGGCCTCGGTGCATCCGGATTGACGATCGGCCCTTATCTCGGACGCGAGCTCGCAGAACTGGCGCTCGATCAACCGCTCGAGATTCCGTTAGGGGATTACGTTCCGACTTATCACAACTAATTTGTTTGACGATAGGAGATGACTCATGGATCCGATTAAACCATTTGTACCCGTCGAAACCTTTACCGCGTTAGATATCCGTGTCGGAACGATTCGTTCCCTCATCCGTGACGAGAGTGAACCACACCTTCTCAACGTGACGGTCGACTTCGATGGACACGATCACTCTTTTTTACTCGACTGGGTCGAAACCCGGTTCGACTATGAAGAAATTTTAGGGAAACAAGCCATCGCGATCCTGAACGTCGAGGGCGCGCGTACCGGTTTCACAGGTCGTATCCTTGAACTTGGTCCGCTCGATCAACTGATGCCCGTCCTCGTATGTCCGGAACATCCAATTCCGGATGGAAGTCGCGTCAGCTGAGACGACTCCGCCTGAAAGTTCATCATGGCACATCTTTTCAGTTGCACAGCTTCAAGAGGAAAAAACACGTCTTGTCCAAGGTAACTTTATCTACACGCAAATCGAAGGGATTGCCCATCAACTTTAAGATGGCAATCCCTTCGATTTTATCGTCAGTTAGCGGTGTGTCAGCCCCTCTTCCATCGTCA from the Exiguobacterium oxidotolerans JCM 12280 genome contains:
- the corA gene encoding magnesium/cobalt transporter CorA, translating into MIRALIVTQDNHVFVDTNLDRLTRSDIKWYFVDFDQPTEQEKQLLVSSFTFHPLAIEDCFQYLQRPKLEYYDGYSFFVLHAVEEPSLKGKEINLFASEHYVVSYHEQASPEVDFVFRAFESIEGQEEHLTVEVVHKIMDKIVDGYFPIVHNLEDRIFSLESRYEKEGNDKKVMEDIFDIRSDLLELARTVLPMRDLLYRVIESKRLAIHPNKQAFFRDIYDHLLKLNDMIEYNRAMTSEFRENFISLNSYRMNNIMKTLTIFTTIFMPLTFIAGIYGMNFQYMPELTVRYGYFMTLGAMALVAIGMTFYFIRNHWFDE
- a CDS encoding NAD(P)/FAD-dependent oxidoreductase; protein product: MYTHIIIGAGILGASTAYHLSKQGATVLLIDRKESGRATDAAAGIICPWMTQRRNKAWYRLANNGAHYYDTLIEELEALGETATGYRKVGTIALHESSKIEKMNTIAENRFPEAPGIGRIERLDASQVKSLFPLIDTVEDALFVSGGARVDGRALRGALERAAIHYGATVIDADAELLIETGQVQGISIDGQPHYAKHVILTAGVWINELLRPLKLELDIRTEKGQILHLDLEETKTKHWPVIMGQRGLYLVSTEDGRLALGSTHEKQLDYNLQPTVKGMHALLTRALPVAPRLEETNIHEMRVGLRPYTSNSLPVIASLDAHPNVFIANGLGASGLTIGPYLGRELAELALDQPLEIPLGDYVPTYHN
- a CDS encoding dynamin family protein, which produces MRSFEERLTNHLEATALLATLIQPSRDQLRLDKLDTFSKKLIRRDYTIAFAGHFSAGKSSMINALTGESILPTSPIPTSANIVTLRQGETDEAIVSFHDRKAVRLASEDDLQHLRHFGRDGTVQQIDITHATSTLPPGLVLMDTPGVDSVDDAHRISTESALHVADLIFYVMDYNHVQSELNFSVTKDLLASVPELYLIVNQIDKHQTSELPFDAFKRSVEKSFAEHGVQPKGIFFTSLREPEFAGNDFSAVKRLVDQSIRDAQPKLIESAQTTLEVLHQEHINYLEDMIEEASDAMRHMVSATERAEAERLFDRHAQVKHQLTLFAPEQWSSRFSAHRESLLRNATLMPFELREKMKTFLESRQPAFKVGLFRSAKKTQAAQQVIADDVLRALQSVTASEIALHLRKLMKQSLAEIDLLSDQHSLRIDQLPLDPPLAVIEEALQDGITITGESVLQFTNRVVASVSAWYVKETNHWREAVRQELTHENIPAKATLQAEFETLEQKCDVMTTFKNAEQVLISYLERANEPTTDDMTAAREQLEQWHTQLTQATLDIETFTGINPVVTQEIETTHEETLQAVPSRYTLEEMQQIQTILSGVRGFEDATKYLQQKLARVTTSDFTIALFGAFSAGKSSFCNALLGQRVLPVSPNPTTASINRIKPVTATHVHGTATIRFKSETDLLNDLNEALQTFDATMPSVTAVVTWLRERTTSDLKDASFLRAFLKGYPTVEPFIGTEQTVDQSAFEEYVAQEHLSCFVDVIDLYFDSPLTRLGITLVDTPGADSINARHTDVAFEYIKNADAILFVTYYNHAFARADREFLIQLGRVKDAFELDKMFFVVNAIDLATSTAEQQDVLQYVGTELKRFGIRAPRLFGVSSLNALAEKQQGIDEQSGIDSFEQAFHHFLNHDLKGLALQSLTEETDKTIHRLNQLIDQTERNIARKDARLTELDALEHEITAHFSNGRVELVHHELFAEIHELLHHVNQRIYYRFPDFFKEAYHPVRFANETKAVALQQALVELLGFLRYDFEQELRVTHFRIDSWIQRAIAKRFDEEAMYATKLNPSFQLSPLDPPTLPPMTFSGPFQDDTKYRSVKSYFRNAKAFFERNEKEHLKDALVALTKPDAVSYLEGEESRLRHLTEQHLDDVFATLYAEWTETLLRQIETERSTLTDAHPLDSFKTAQTKLSHLLEQSVR